From Eleftheria terrae, the proteins below share one genomic window:
- a CDS encoding serine/threonine protein kinase: protein MTSAPEDDERTIIGTSARPPARPQEPAVDLPMSHTLPAGTRLGEFEIVGLIGEGGFGIVYLAYDPSLQRQVALKEYMPSALASRSVLTATVAPKSERHLETFNIGLRSFVNEARLLARFDHPALVKVHRFWEANGTAYMVMPYYKGPTLKRALAERRQAPDEATLRGWLQPLLDALAVMHAEQCFHRDIAPDNILLTDSGPLLLDFGAARRVVGDMTHALTVVLKPGYAPIEQYGEVPSMTQGAWTDLYALACVVYYAITGKTPMSSVERLIADRLEPLSRIAAGRYSDRFLHAIDAALAVKPQDRPQDVASFRALLGAPPAPAAAAAAPAAAVPAGGSARRLGAPLLGGGLLLLAVAGGGWFLTGQRAARAPAPAPVEATAIPPRLPAAEPAPAAPAVPAAAPTQAAAAPPSPQALPSAAPPQGPQAAAPAAVDTPPAPARSDIGAAPVAARPSPPPPGQAKAEASGRANEPAVPRTQAAALSPRPDSTLSARPKPRAEAPPANDVEARAPRSAAVQTRCSDILQKASLEALTDEETVFLKRQCK, encoded by the coding sequence ATGACTTCGGCCCCTGAAGACGACGAGCGCACCATCATCGGGACCTCGGCTCGCCCCCCCGCCCGCCCTCAGGAGCCGGCCGTCGACTTGCCGATGAGCCACACCCTGCCTGCCGGGACCCGGCTCGGCGAGTTCGAGATCGTCGGCCTCATCGGCGAAGGCGGCTTCGGCATCGTCTACCTGGCCTACGACCCGTCGCTGCAGCGCCAGGTGGCCTTGAAGGAGTACATGCCGTCGGCACTGGCCTCGCGCTCCGTGCTCACCGCCACCGTGGCGCCGAAGTCGGAGCGCCACCTCGAGACCTTCAACATCGGCCTGCGCAGCTTCGTCAATGAAGCCCGCCTGCTGGCCCGCTTCGACCATCCTGCGTTGGTCAAGGTGCACCGCTTCTGGGAGGCCAACGGCACCGCCTACATGGTGATGCCCTACTACAAGGGCCCGACCCTCAAGCGCGCGCTGGCCGAGCGCCGCCAGGCCCCGGACGAAGCCACCCTGCGCGGCTGGCTGCAGCCGCTGCTCGACGCGCTGGCGGTGATGCATGCCGAGCAGTGCTTCCACCGCGACATCGCGCCCGACAACATCCTGTTGACCGACAGCGGCCCGCTGTTGCTCGACTTCGGCGCGGCCCGCCGCGTGGTGGGCGACATGACCCATGCCCTCACCGTGGTGCTCAAGCCGGGCTACGCGCCGATCGAGCAATACGGCGAGGTGCCTTCGATGACACAAGGCGCCTGGACCGACCTCTATGCCCTGGCCTGCGTCGTCTACTACGCCATCACCGGCAAGACGCCCATGTCCTCGGTGGAGCGCCTGATCGCCGACCGGCTCGAGCCGCTCAGCCGCATTGCGGCCGGCCGCTACAGCGATCGCTTCCTGCACGCCATCGACGCGGCGCTGGCCGTAAAGCCGCAGGACCGGCCACAGGACGTGGCAAGCTTCCGCGCGCTGCTGGGTGCCCCACCGGCCCCTGCGGCAGCCGCCGCTGCGCCGGCCGCCGCGGTGCCGGCTGGCGGCTCGGCACGCCGGCTGGGAGCCCCGCTCCTCGGCGGCGGCCTGCTGCTGCTGGCGGTGGCCGGCGGGGGGTGGTTCCTGACCGGCCAAAGGGCGGCCCGGGCGCCGGCTCCCGCCCCCGTTGAAGCGACCGCGATCCCCCCCCGCCTGCCGGCCGCGGAGCCGGCACCGGCCGCGCCCGCCGTGCCGGCCGCCGCCCCGACGCAAGCGGCTGCAGCGCCGCCCTCGCCGCAGGCGCTGCCGTCGGCTGCCCCGCCGCAGGGCCCCCAAGCTGCAGCGCCCGCCGCCGTGGACACACCGCCAGCGCCGGCCCGGTCCGACATTGGTGCGGCACCGGTCGCCGCACGCCCGTCGCCGCCCCCACCAGGCCAAGCGAAGGCCGAGGCGTCCGGGCGCGCGAACGAACCCGCGGTGCCGCGGACCCAGGCCGCCGCCCTGTCGCCCCGGCCCGACTCCACGCTGTCCGCCCGTCCAAAGCCGCGCGCCGAGGCGCCTCCCGCGAACGATGTCGAAGCCCGCGCCCCTCGGAGCGCGGCCGTGCAGACCCGTTGCAGCGACATTCTCCAGAAGGCCTCACTGGAGGCCCTGACCGACGAAGAAACCGTGTTCCTGAAAAGGCAGTGCAAATGA
- a CDS encoding MotA/TolQ/ExbB proton channel family protein — MTVNPSTSLGFGHFIAQADVVGKGLLVMLLLMSAVSWYLIIMKGITQFVRKKRSEQFLSFFWNASSLEAVQNEISTHGVHDPFSHLTAHAMHAQAHHAKYGAAKLEEAGSAQDFLTRTIKKTLDEETMRLENGLTVLATVGATAPFVGLFGTVWGVYHALVAIGMSGAGTLDKVAGPVGEALIMTGIGLAVAIPAVMGYNWLTRSNRVLAAKLDAFAFELFTFLSMGQSLKSENVRPLNLGKPNPAQAA, encoded by the coding sequence TTGACCGTGAACCCCTCCACCTCCCTCGGCTTCGGCCACTTCATCGCGCAGGCCGACGTGGTCGGCAAGGGACTGCTCGTGATGCTGCTGCTGATGTCGGCCGTCTCGTGGTACCTGATCATCATGAAAGGCATCACGCAGTTCGTGCGCAAGAAGCGCAGCGAGCAGTTCCTGAGCTTTTTCTGGAATGCCAGCTCGCTGGAAGCGGTGCAGAACGAGATCTCCACCCATGGCGTGCATGACCCGTTCTCGCACCTGACCGCCCACGCGATGCATGCACAGGCCCACCATGCCAAGTACGGCGCCGCCAAGCTGGAAGAAGCCGGCAGTGCGCAGGATTTCCTGACCCGTACCATCAAGAAGACGCTGGACGAGGAGACGATGCGCCTGGAAAACGGCCTGACCGTGCTCGCCACGGTGGGCGCCACGGCGCCTTTCGTCGGCCTGTTCGGCACCGTGTGGGGCGTGTACCACGCGCTGGTGGCCATCGGCATGAGCGGCGCCGGCACGCTGGACAAGGTGGCCGGCCCGGTGGGCGAGGCGCTGATCATGACCGGCATCGGCCTGGCCGTCGCCATCCCGGCGGTGATGGGCTACAACTGGCTGACGCGCAGCAACCGTGTGCTGGCGGCCAAGCTGGACGCCTTCGCCTTCGAGCTGTTCACCTTCCTGTCGATGGGGCAGTCGCTCAAGAGCGAGAACGTGCGCCCGCTCAACCTCGGCAAGCCGAATCCGGCGCAAGCCGCCTGA
- a CDS encoding YncE family protein encodes MATLAALLVPWPAAAQEERAVLMVGNSEAGTVSFIDGSGFDNLGSVNVIPDLRQRLLEMDPLRRAVYEVVKLQKGGDRFVDDLALSPDGRTLYVSRSNLVDVVALDLTQPGHPLLWRHALPGINADHMGISPDGGRIVVSASSENQAFVIDTRTGALAGRFATGDFPHQNDYSPDGRLIYNTSIGNVLLPRDLNFLKGRKQMTVVDAQSLQVVRSFTLPFGIRPNVVTRDGRLLYTQLSYLNGYAKVDMHTGQVLQQVELPLSDWARQHFPDEDGYPQNSAHHGLAMSGDESKLCLAGTIDNYIAIVSVPAMTTDRILPSGNLPYWATSSADGRHCFVSNSKDGTVSVIEYAGAREVLRVRVGAYPQRSRLGRVPPEVLRLLSSAGG; translated from the coding sequence GTGGCGACACTGGCGGCGCTGCTGGTGCCCTGGCCAGCGGCCGCGCAGGAGGAGCGCGCGGTGCTGATGGTGGGCAACTCGGAGGCCGGCACCGTCAGCTTCATCGACGGCAGCGGCTTCGACAACCTGGGCTCCGTCAACGTCATTCCCGACCTGCGACAGCGCCTGCTGGAGATGGACCCGTTGCGACGCGCGGTCTACGAGGTGGTGAAGCTGCAGAAGGGGGGCGACCGGTTCGTCGATGACCTCGCCCTCTCGCCCGACGGTCGCACCCTGTATGTCTCACGATCCAACCTGGTGGACGTGGTGGCGCTGGACCTGACCCAGCCGGGCCATCCGTTGTTGTGGCGGCATGCGCTGCCTGGCATCAATGCGGACCACATGGGCATCTCGCCGGATGGCGGGCGCATCGTGGTGTCGGCCTCCAGCGAGAACCAGGCCTTCGTGATCGACACCCGCACCGGGGCGCTTGCGGGGCGCTTCGCCACCGGCGACTTTCCACACCAGAACGACTATTCACCGGATGGGCGGCTGATCTACAACACCAGCATCGGCAACGTCCTGCTGCCGCGCGACCTGAACTTCCTCAAGGGCCGCAAGCAGATGACGGTGGTGGATGCGCAGTCCCTGCAGGTGGTGCGCAGCTTCACGCTGCCCTTCGGCATCCGACCGAACGTGGTGACGCGCGACGGCCGGCTGCTGTACACGCAGCTGTCCTACCTGAACGGCTATGCCAAGGTCGACATGCACACCGGCCAGGTGCTGCAGCAAGTCGAGCTGCCGCTGAGCGACTGGGCCCGGCAGCACTTCCCCGACGAGGACGGCTATCCACAGAACTCGGCCCACCATGGCCTGGCGATGTCGGGCGACGAGAGCAAGCTGTGCCTGGCCGGCACGATCGACAACTACATTGCCATCGTGTCGGTGCCGGCCATGACCACCGACCGCATCCTGCCCTCCGGCAATCTGCCGTACTGGGCGACGAGCAGCGCCGACGGCCGCCATTGCTTCGTCTCCAACAGCAAGGACGGCACTGTCTCGGTGATCGAATACGCCGGTGCGCGGGAGGTGCTGCGGGTGCGGGTGGGCGCCTATCCGCAGCGCAGCCGGCTCGGCCGGGTGCCGCCGGAGGTGCTGCGCCTGCTGTCTTCGGCGGGAGGGTGA
- a CDS encoding energy transducer TonB encodes MKTSAPAPVRAPDLDPGRLAGGYGTAPSGAERVAAIGAVVVAHLAAAWGLMQIDAVREAVGEAAPIFVDFIHPAPPAPVPPPPPPPPQPPKPQPKAPPAPRPIVTAPPTPAPAPFVAPPPPIEPPPPSPAVAETPPAPPAPPAPPAPPPPPRTVTESDLQYLVPASRMYPVQSQRLGESGRVLLRVLIDTTGRPVQVQVKKSSGFPRLDDAAVNGMRAARFRPVTRDGQPESVWAEVPFVYELD; translated from the coding sequence ATGAAAACCTCCGCGCCTGCTCCTGTCCGAGCCCCGGATCTCGACCCCGGTCGGCTGGCTGGCGGCTACGGGACCGCTCCCTCGGGCGCCGAGCGGGTGGCCGCCATCGGCGCCGTGGTCGTGGCGCACCTGGCCGCAGCCTGGGGACTGATGCAGATCGATGCGGTGCGCGAAGCGGTGGGCGAAGCCGCCCCCATCTTCGTCGACTTCATCCACCCTGCGCCGCCGGCCCCGGTGCCGCCGCCGCCCCCGCCGCCGCCTCAACCCCCCAAACCGCAGCCGAAGGCACCGCCCGCGCCGCGACCGATCGTGACGGCGCCGCCCACGCCGGCCCCGGCACCCTTTGTCGCACCGCCGCCGCCGATCGAGCCGCCGCCACCGTCGCCGGCCGTCGCCGAGACCCCTCCTGCGCCCCCGGCTCCCCCGGCACCGCCCGCGCCCCCGCCGCCGCCGCGTACCGTCACCGAAAGCGACCTGCAGTACCTGGTGCCGGCGTCCCGCATGTATCCGGTGCAGTCGCAGCGGCTGGGCGAGAGCGGCCGCGTGCTGCTGCGGGTCCTGATCGACACCACCGGGCGGCCGGTGCAGGTGCAGGTGAAGAAGTCCTCGGGCTTCCCGAGGCTGGACGACGCAGCCGTCAACGGCATGCGCGCGGCCCGCTTCCGGCCGGTCACCCGCGACGGACAGCCGGAAAGCGTCTGGGCAGAGGTGCCCTTCGTCTACGAACTCGATTGA
- a CDS encoding PEP-CTERM sorting domain-containing protein has translation MTRRSSSLALGAILALAASASVAVPLAPQDYRYVELPGTPGAARAGQLLEDETVRFDYAHFKDAQHQDLPMGGTIRSQVVRAADGTVDFLWHITTDTNASGSDDIFRLSNFYDARYSYNVDYLADGPGSVAPHHVLMLGEETAAWETTLWGRERKPGDMDFFFASELSEGRSSYVFFIDTNATSYARVATMSLNPAEAFMAGSGDYAVFAPVPEPASLALTAVGLGWLGISASRRQRRR, from the coding sequence ATGACCAGACGCTCTTCGAGCCTGGCGCTCGGCGCCATCCTCGCCCTGGCCGCTTCGGCCAGCGTGGCGGTGCCGCTCGCGCCGCAGGACTACCGCTATGTCGAATTGCCCGGCACTCCGGGCGCGGCACGCGCTGGCCAGCTGCTGGAGGACGAGACGGTGCGCTTCGACTACGCGCACTTCAAGGACGCCCAGCACCAGGACCTGCCGATGGGCGGCACCATCCGTTCGCAGGTGGTGCGGGCGGCCGACGGCACGGTCGACTTCCTGTGGCACATCACGACCGACACCAACGCCTCCGGCAGCGACGACATCTTCCGGCTGAGCAACTTCTACGACGCACGCTACAGCTACAACGTCGACTACCTGGCCGACGGCCCGGGTTCGGTGGCGCCTCACCATGTGCTGATGCTCGGCGAGGAAACCGCGGCCTGGGAGACCACCCTCTGGGGCCGTGAGCGCAAGCCGGGCGACATGGACTTCTTCTTCGCGTCGGAGCTGTCCGAAGGACGCTCGTCCTATGTCTTCTTCATCGACACGAACGCCACCTCCTACGCCCGCGTCGCGACGATGAGCCTCAATCCGGCTGAAGCCTTCATGGCCGGCTCCGGCGACTATGCGGTGTTCGCTCCGGTGCCCGAGCCCGCCTCGCTGGCCTTGACGGCCGTCGGCCTCGGCTGGCTGGGCATCAGCGCCTCCCGCCGCCAGCGCCGCCGCTGA